In Labilibaculum sp. DW002, the genomic window AAAATTGGTGATTCCTTCAGTCGTTGGGATAATCAAGTTATTGCAGTTTGTAATTTTGGCTATGGAAATACATATGGACATCCATCTCATAAAGTTCTAAATGATTTACGTTCTACGATATTCATGAATACACAATTTTCTAGACTAAATATTAAATATAGCATTATACATTACAGACCATAAAACCAGCGTCTAGCAACGTGTCATAAGTAATGCGGGGAAAGTGCTATTTTTAAATGAAATATCAATTAATAAACGGTAGCGTATTTTGACAGTTTATCACTTCGCCCCCCCGCACTACTCATACACGAAACGTTATGGGGCATTAAGGTAAGGTAAAGAGACATAGTTTACACTTTTAAGAATTGTAATTTGTATAAAAAACAAATTGCTATGCCTTGGAAAGAAAAATCAATAAGGCCAAGTCAAAATATAGTGTAAAGTCTAATGTTTAACTTTTGTAAACTATGTGCCTCAACGAACATTCAAACAAAACACCCAGCATAAACTATTAAACGAAAAAACAATCTACAATAATGCCAAATATAGAAGGAATAGGTTTACAAAATTTTAGGACTTTTAATAAAAAAGAAGAACTTGAATTTGCGCCAATTACATTAATTACAGGTACTAATAATGCAGGGAAAAGCTCTATTTTCAGAGCGATACAATTCTTGATTCATAATTTTAAAGATGGAATAGTTTCAGAAAACTTAGATTTTAAGACTATGCAACATGAACTTGGAAATCTTGAACGCGTAGTTAATCGAGTTACAATGGAGACTTTCAAAGATTCAAAACTTCCCAAAAGTCAACATATGTATTCAAGACTTGCTGATTTTCATAAAAATAATGGGAAGGACTCCTGTGAACTACCTGTTTTTAAAGAGGATGAAGATTTAGTATTTACTTTTCCAATTCTATTTGGAGGCAGACGAGAGATAAGTGCAGCTATAGAAGTTAGATATGAGCTAAAGCGTTTTATACATAAGAAAGAAGATAGAGAAGAAGTAACAGTTTCACACGATATTAAAAATATTGCCATTGTAAGGAATGGAGAATATCTTCATTGGTCAAATATAATAGGATATAGAGAGAATTATGATGAAGCTCCTGAGTGGGAAATGGTAACAAATATTGATTTAAAAAAAATTATTCAACTTATAATAGATACACCAATTGTAGAAATAAACGAAAAATTAGAACCTAATGAAAAAACGGAAGATTTTTTTACTATTGACCTATATAGTAGAATTAAAAAGTATAACCACACTTACTTTGATTTTCCATTCTTTAAAAATACAAATGATGACTATGAAGCTTTTACAGAAAAATTCATCAAAGGAAAAAGTTTATTCTCTGATTATTCAGGATTAACCAAAGAAGAGAAGTCGAAACTACTAGCTATTGAAGAAAAAATCACGACTGAACTTCTCAAAGGAAAAGATAATAGCCAGTATAAAATCTTGGAATGTTTCAAAAATAGTTTTTCTAATATTCTGGATGGTATGGAAAGAGACATTGTAAGTGCTGAGCTTAAAAAAGAAGAACCAGAAGAAGAACAAAATAGCAAATCACAGAGCTTGCGTGAACTGTATAATTCTCAAATGTTTCAAACAACCCCTAATAGTGAACTTTTTACAAACCTATTGAACGCGATAGAAAAAGATTTTATTGATACTGTTCAGAAGAAAATTGATTGTTTAAAAAAGGTTTATTTTCTACCAACAACAAGAGGTAGAAACAGAGAATGGTTTATTGATGAACAGAATAGTGAAGACATTCAAATTGTAAGAGATTTCTCTGCTATATATTTAGAACATCATCCACAAATCAAAAGTTTTGTGAATTTTTGGATTGGAAAAGGAGAAATTGATGAATTGGATGAAAATGGAAAAAATAAACAGAAAGGCTTCAAAATTGGGAAAGAACTTTCAGTATTTAGAGACGAGGCGATAGGGTTAACTAAAATATTTTTAGTCAATTTTGATGATACAAAAACGCCTTTAGTCGATTTAGGATATGGTGTTTCCCAATTGCTGCCAATCATTATGAAGGTAGCTATTATTGCCCAAAAGCATCAAAGCATACATGAATATGCATGGAATGATCAAGACGGATTTTATGAAAAACAAACAATATATTTCAATCCTTCAACTTTGTTAATTGAAGAACCAGAAGCTAACCTACATCCATCTTTACAATCAAAAATGGCGGAATTATTTATTGATGCGGCTTCTAGGTTTAATATACAATTTATTATAGAAACACATAGCGAGTATCTAATTTATAAATTTCAAGAATATGTAGGTCAAAAAATAGTTTCTACCAGTGACATTAGAATGTATTACTTTAATCACCCTAATGATGTAAGAGAAGGATTGAAAGATAAGTACATCAATCATGTTCAGATTGATAACGATGGCAGCATTGATTATAACAAGTATTTTGGAAAAGGCTTTTTTGATGAGCAAACTAATTTGAAATTAAGCTTGTTGAATATTCAGAGAAACCGTTTTATTGAAGATTATAATTCAATAAATGAAAAACTTAAAGAGTCTCATGAAAAACTTGTAGACTATGATGCTAAAATAGAAAAACTCAATCAGGAGCTGTTAACTACAACTTCGGGGAAGAATGATTTAGAAGAACAGCTTAATAAAATAGAAAGAGAGAAAGAGGAAAAAGAATTAGAACTTCAAAAACTTATAAAAGAACAAGAAGAAAAAATTGATGAGTATGTTGCTAAAAATGACTATTCAAAGTATAAAACAGAAGTTGAAGCGATTATTGATAAAACTAAAATTAGTAATTCAAAAACACTCCAATATTTATCAACAGGTAAGTTTCTACTAAAGAATTTAGATGATAGTGCTGATTTTGCGCCTGTTATTATTCAATATGGTCGAGCAGTTGAATTTGAGTTAAGAAAATGGTTGGATGATTTTAAAAGTAGTATCATTTCTACTGATATACCTAGCTTGTGTAACGATACAAACTATAAAGATAAATTTAGACAAGTATTTTCTGATTTGGGACTTATTCTTGTCGATAATGAAATTAATTATGAAATAAACACAGGTGAAAAAATAGACTTGTTTAATCTAAGAAACTATATACAAAGTAATCCTAAGTGGACATTTGGAAAATCTACCCAAATTTTTGAATTATTTTACTATGTCTCACCAACAAAAAATTCTACTTATAATTATAACTCTGTGGCTTTAATCGTAAAATTTTCAAATTATTTGAAGAGTATTTGGACAGATTATCATACGGCAGAAGGATTATTTGATACTTTTCGAAATATATTAGATTTGAGAAATTGTGCTGGACATACTTATAATAGTAGTGTTTGTGCCAGTGATATTATTGATAAGAATACAGCAGAGATTTACGTTGCTAAGGTTGAAGCTATATTTAAATGTTTATAGTGAGTTTTATGGAAATATTTCAGCAAAAGAAGAGCAGCGCCCAACACGCGGTCATAAAACATTGCGCGGATAGTGCTATATTTGAACGAAATAACTTTTAATCAACGGCGTAGTGGACTGATAGGTTTGTGCTTCGAAATGTGCAATGTTCCATACCGCAAACCGTTAGCATTAATTTAAATACAAAATGACCTTCATATTAGCAGACAAATTAAAAAAGATTTTTAGCGTCACAGGACACTTCTATGCCAATAGTATCTCCAAATAAAATTTCTTCATGAACTTTAGAATCACTTATTCCTAGGAGGAATACATCTAAATTATACATAGCATTCAAAATTCTTAACATCTAGATATTAAAATGGAGGAGTATCGTCAAAATTACTATCGTAATCTTTAGGCGGATGATTCATACTAGAGGAAAATGTTTTCACATCCTCCAAACTCTCCCTACCAAAAGAATATGAAATTTCACCTTCTAAATCCGTAAATCGTGCTAATTGATTTCGATAACGTAATTGGATTTCTCCACAAGCACCATTACTATGTTTTGCAATAAAAACATCTGCTATACCTATTAATGAATTTCCCTCAGCATCTTCAGTTATACCATAGCGATCCGGACGGTTAAGTAACAATATTAAATCTGCATAAACATCAAGTGAATATGCCGAATCTAAATCTACAAGCATAGGACTTTTTGCTTCACCAGTTCGTTGCTCCACCCCTCTTTCAAGAGACGATGTTATCACGATAGGAATATTCAATTTCATAGCAAGCCTTTTTAAATCCTTAGATATTTCAACTAGCTTATCTTTTTGATTCCCATAATATGTTCCTCTTGATCTTATCAATTCAATACCATCTATAACAATACACTCTATGTTTAATTTGGCTTTTTTTCTGAAGCAATCGATTTCTAAAGTTTTGATATCTATATCAGCAATATCATCTATATAAATTGGTGCTTTTTTCAATTCTTCAACTCTACTACTAAGTATCTCCTCTTCGAAACTTTCAAGATTACCACTTCTTAATTTTTCTGAACCCAATTCTGATTCACTGCTCAATATGCGTTTTACAAGTTTATCATCTTTCATTCCTAAAGAGAATACGGCAACCGGAATTTTATGATCGACTGCCATATTTCTGACCATGGTTAAAACAAAAGCCGTTTTTCCCATTGAAGGACGCCCTCCAATAACGATAAGCTCAGAATTTTGAAACCCTGATGTAACTCTATCGAGAGCAATAAAGTCAGACGGAACACCGCAAATTCCATCGTCGCGTTTTCCTGCTTCCGATATTTGATCTAAAGTCTGATCAATCAATTGATGAAACTGAGGTGATTCCTTTTTAATATTATCTTCGATTAAATTAGAAATATCCCCTTGCACCTTACTCAATAAATCCAATACATCTAAACTGTCATCATAAGCCATAGTTTGAGCTTCAGCTGACATTCTAATAAGTTCACGCTGAATAAATTTCTGAACAACTATTCTAGCATGAAATTCGATATGAACAGCACTAGCAACACGAGAAGTTAATTGTGAGACATAATAAGGTCCTCCAACACTTTCTAGATCACCCTGTCTCTTAAGCTCTTCTGTTACAGTAAGAATATCAATCTGTTCATCTCTAGAGCTCAATTCTAATATAGATTTATACAATTTCTGATGAGCCTGTTTATAAAATGACTCTGGCTTCAATATACTTTTCACTTTAATAATAGAATTCGAATCTATCATTATTGCCCCTAATATTGCCTCTTCTATTTCTATTGCTTGAGGAGGTAAATACTCAGAAATTGGCGACTTAATCATATTGTTCATATATTTTAGAATTACCTGTTATTATTTAATTGGTGTAATTAAACCATCTAAGCTAAATGAGTCATTAACTAACAATACCCATTCATGAAAATTTAATCCTGAAGTAAATGTATAATTCTTCAGAACAAAAAGAAAGTAATTTTAATAATATTTTGTAAAGTAACAATATATTGTTACTTTGACTATCAGACCATTGCAGCGTAATTATGAAAACTTAAATACCTATATAATAACGAATAAAACTCCTATCCCACAAAAATTACAATCTTCCTGTATAAATCATCTGCAATCGCCAAGCAAACGACCATAACACACTAGCTAAATGACAAATACACAACAATAAGCCTATCTGCAAACGAGTCGGCAATCGTTTTTATAATTAAGACTAAAAATTAACAACCACACAGCCAAGATATTTGTTTATCATCTTACTAGCATAATAAATTTAAACAACTCTATTATTTGATCACGCCGACAATACCATGGAATCTGGTAAGTATTCCAAGAAATAAATACAATTCACGATTGCATTGAAATAAAAATTATAACAAAAAAATAGATATAACTGACTTATAATATACTATTTACGATCACTGAGTCATTTTTCAAATATAAAGTATATTCAAAATAGATTAAACTTGACAACTGTGACAAAGTCATCTTTACTTCATTTTCGCTACCTTGCAGAGTTCTAATTTAGATAAACAATAAAATTTATATACACCCAATAGGAATCAATAGATAGCACCGAATAGAAACAATTAAATGAAGAATATTAATAACTACGAAATAATAGATGAGATAAAATCATTCGGTCAAAACATTACACTTTGGCTTGCCGAAAATAATTCAGGAACAGAATTTGAAATTTTAACGATTAAATCTAATACTGAATTTGAAAAAAAAATAGAGCGAGTAATAAAAAATGAAATTAACTCAATAATTGACGAACAGTTTGAAGGGATTCAAAAAATAATTGAAACAGGTTATTCAAAAGAAAACAAAGTCTACTTTATTGTCTATGAAAATTCACAAGAAGATTATGAACAAATAGAAGATTTTAATAAACAGAATTTATTGTGTTTTATT contains:
- the dnaB gene encoding replicative DNA helicase: MNNMIKSPISEYLPPQAIEIEEAILGAIMIDSNSIIKVKSILKPESFYKQAHQKLYKSILELSSRDEQIDILTVTEELKRQGDLESVGGPYYVSQLTSRVASAVHIEFHARIVVQKFIQRELIRMSAEAQTMAYDDSLDVLDLLSKVQGDISNLIEDNIKKESPQFHQLIDQTLDQISEAGKRDDGICGVPSDFIALDRVTSGFQNSELIVIGGRPSMGKTAFVLTMVRNMAVDHKIPVAVFSLGMKDDKLVKRILSSESELGSEKLRSGNLESFEEEILSSRVEELKKAPIYIDDIADIDIKTLEIDCFRKKAKLNIECIVIDGIELIRSRGTYYGNQKDKLVEISKDLKRLAMKLNIPIVITSSLERGVEQRTGEAKSPMLVDLDSAYSLDVYADLILLLNRPDRYGITEDAEGNSLIGIADVFIAKHSNGACGEIQLRYRNQLARFTDLEGEISYSFGRESLEDVKTFSSSMNHPPKDYDSNFDDTPPF
- a CDS encoding DUF3696 domain-containing protein, with translation MPNIEGIGLQNFRTFNKKEELEFAPITLITGTNNAGKSSIFRAIQFLIHNFKDGIVSENLDFKTMQHELGNLERVVNRVTMETFKDSKLPKSQHMYSRLADFHKNNGKDSCELPVFKEDEDLVFTFPILFGGRREISAAIEVRYELKRFIHKKEDREEVTVSHDIKNIAIVRNGEYLHWSNIIGYRENYDEAPEWEMVTNIDLKKIIQLIIDTPIVEINEKLEPNEKTEDFFTIDLYSRIKKYNHTYFDFPFFKNTNDDYEAFTEKFIKGKSLFSDYSGLTKEEKSKLLAIEEKITTELLKGKDNSQYKILECFKNSFSNILDGMERDIVSAELKKEEPEEEQNSKSQSLRELYNSQMFQTTPNSELFTNLLNAIEKDFIDTVQKKIDCLKKVYFLPTTRGRNREWFIDEQNSEDIQIVRDFSAIYLEHHPQIKSFVNFWIGKGEIDELDENGKNKQKGFKIGKELSVFRDEAIGLTKIFLVNFDDTKTPLVDLGYGVSQLLPIIMKVAIIAQKHQSIHEYAWNDQDGFYEKQTIYFNPSTLLIEEPEANLHPSLQSKMAELFIDAASRFNIQFIIETHSEYLIYKFQEYVGQKIVSTSDIRMYYFNHPNDVREGLKDKYINHVQIDNDGSIDYNKYFGKGFFDEQTNLKLSLLNIQRNRFIEDYNSINEKLKESHEKLVDYDAKIEKLNQELLTTTSGKNDLEEQLNKIEREKEEKELELQKLIKEQEEKIDEYVAKNDYSKYKTEVEAIIDKTKISNSKTLQYLSTGKFLLKNLDDSADFAPVIIQYGRAVEFELRKWLDDFKSSIISTDIPSLCNDTNYKDKFRQVFSDLGLILVDNEINYEINTGEKIDLFNLRNYIQSNPKWTFGKSTQIFELFYYVSPTKNSTYNYNSVALIVKFSNYLKSIWTDYHTAEGLFDTFRNILDLRNCAGHTYNSSVCASDIIDKNTAEIYVAKVEAIFKCL